Sequence from the Phragmites australis chromosome 6, lpPhrAust1.1, whole genome shotgun sequence genome:
ACAAAGGAGAGCCTCTGGTGATTCACAACAATTCTCTGGTGTTCGTCACTTGTTTTCTGTTGTGTGTATgcaaagagagggagggagatggCTTGCCCCGCGCAGTCCATGCTCTCTGCAAGCGGCTGCATCTTCCTGAGGAGCAAGCCTCAGGGAACCCTTGTGcgagggagcggcggcggcaggccgTTCTTGCTCACCTGCAGCGCTTcgtcttctccttctccttcctcgccgccgccgacgcagGAGGACTCCGACTGCAACGAGGAGGAGTGCGCACCGGAGAAGGAGGTACTGTCTTCTagcacctcctcctcttctttcctttgctTCTCTTGGACTGCAAACAGAAAGGGAAAGAGAAGAGGTAGCAGCAATGAAATGCCATTCTTGCAATTTCTGTGTGCGTGCAGGTCGGGAGCCTGAGCGCGGAGTGGCTGGCGGAGGAGAGGACCAAGGTCGTGGGCACGTTCCCGCCCAAGAAGAAAGGGTGGACCGGCTACGTCGAGAAGGACACCGCTGGCCAGACCAACATCTACTCCGTCGAGGTACTCACTAGCACTTCGACGCTCTAATCTGTTCATACATCTGACTCGGACCTTCTAATCTTGAGCATTTAGTTTACCAAAGAAACTGTAGAATTTGTTCTTTCCCCTGCTCTGTTATCTGTATCGAGTCTCTGGAGGAGATAAGGTAAGTTTGCCTTGGCAACTGACTGGTTCTGTGAACTGAACTGCGCCAGCCGACCGTGTACGTTGCGGAGAGCGCCATCAGCTCCGGCACGGCGGGCACGTCGGCGGAGGGGGCCGAGAACACGGCGGCCATCGCGGCGGGGCTTGTCCTCATCACCGTCGCCGCGGCCTCGTCCATCCTCATCCAGGTGAGCAAGAATCAGCCTGCGGTGCCGGCGGTCGACTACTCCGGCCCACCGCTCAGCTACTACGTCGCCAAGTTCCAGCCCCAGCTGGTCGCGGCGCCGGCCGTCGaggcccccgcccccgccgcgccgGTCGAGGTCCAGGACAGCCCCCCCGTTGAGGCCTCTGCCCCGGAGGCGACGTCCACCGTGGAGGCATCGATGGCGCCGGCGCTGGACACCGAGCAGCTGTCAACGTGAGCCGTTGCCATAGTGGTGCAATCTTTGTATCTCATATTCAGTTTTGTGGCAGCATACAAATGAGTTTGTAGTACACGCTGACGGAAGACGTATACATGATACATGAAAAGCATTTCGATGTGTATAAGTTTCGTGTATATACAAGGCATACATCAGGCATATGAACATTACGGCACGCGCACAGCACCAAAAAATTGTTCAGTTCCTACGCGATGAACATATTATTTTTCACACAAACATCCATCTCCCTGATTCTTTAGCAATAGCGAACTGCGACTGTATTCTGGTCTGGACCAGTGGCGACCCGATTCACGCTCCTCCAAGAAGATGAAATACTCAAGGCCTCGTCTGACTCACAAACACTTGTAGACTGCTGTACAATGGCGGTTCCACCACATCTCGATGGGGGCATGAAACTCACTACATATCCACATTAGAAGGAACACTCAGCAACTGCGTATACCAAGGGCCATGGACCTGCTCCGATATCATTGCAGCTTTGATGagcacttcagctgctttcaagACCCGGTCAGTGAGTTTTGCAGCCCTGATGCGCTTTAGGGCTGCATCGGCGAGCTTCTGTCCCTTTGCCCCACTGCCACCCAGGGTGATTGCGCGGAACGCACAGTAAACAGACTGAGAGACCTTCTTGAAGACGGTGTCATTGGTCTGGAGGCTTTTAAGGAAGACCCTGGTCAATACCTGCTTCCGGGTCTCGCTCGTTTCATCTGATGAAGAGCTGGTTGAGGTTGATGAATGCATCATCACCTCAATGATTTTTTCGGTGCCAACATCTGAGAAGTTGTCTAGTAGCTTTGTCAGTGTGTCGAACAGATCCATGGTTGCATTTTCCAGTTCTGAAGTAGCGATCTTTGGGTTCTCACTCACCAAAACCTGATGCAAGACAAGCATGCTACAAGCAAACAGTAATTGGGTTCAGCAATTCTACTCTTGCAAATCGCTATGACACCACATATTAATGagaatagaaaataaaataaagtttCACCTCGTTGCAATTACAATGACTTGTTGGAATTTACTCTGAACAGACCGCAACCTGAACCAATTGAGCTTAAAGGTCTCAGGTACTGACTGCCTTTGCATACCCTCCATGCCGCTGACGAGCTGTAATAACCCAATCCTTACTAGTCTGTCAAGTCTTTCTCCCGTGCATTCTGGTAGCCCTGTACTGTCTGTTTCGCAATATGCAACAGCCGCAATGAATATGGGTAAATAGCAACTTGCATCCGAAAGGGgggaaaacaaagaaaaaacctGCTGCAGGTAATGCAGATTGTAGCTGATCTGGAACTCCACGCCCAGTTCGTAGGGTGGCAACAAGTGGCTGAACCTGTTATGACGATTGGGGAATTTCAGAATTTGTAAGTGTAATCAGAACAACAGGAGAAATGATAAGTACAAACTAGGAAGTACTAAAACTACTGTTCAAATTATGTGGATGAACATGACGTTGTGGTTACAGGACCAAATGAAGTTATTAGAAATAGTATACTAACATGGTTTGCTGCTGGCAGAATCGAAAACGAGTTGACATATTCCTTCCACTCTTCCTCCACAATATCTTTCAAGGAGGAAATCCACCGGGAAGTTGAAGGGAGAGAAGCTAATGCATCAGAAGGGGAACCATAGCGATCAGCAAAAGACTTCTGCAGGTACTCCACTCCACCTGATCCCTTTATGATTGGTTCCAATAGTTGGATGCGTGCTCTACTGACTTCTGCCTTCAGAGCCTGTTTTCAGTAAGGAATTTTAATCATGGGGTAATATTGTACATTCACCATATATAGCCCATCAATTTATTCAAGAACAAACTCAATATATTAATGACCTTTAATTCTGTCATAGTGAAACGTAAGCCCTTGATGACAGAAACAACAAATGAACTGGGACCTCTATAATTAGATTCAGGGTCTTCGATCAATTCTCCCAACAATTTGTCATGActcttcttcatctcctcttCCTTTGCAGGAGAAGATAGTTTTTGAAGCATACCCAGAGAATACTGCAAAATTTGTCCAAGATACTGTCTGTCTTGGGTGCCTGACTCAAGTACCTTTCCGCCAAAGACAatataatttgagttaaatatGTTTCATTATTCTCCATGAGTATATAACACCAACTGAACTCATCATACCTGGGTCAAAATTTCAAGGTTAATATTGTTACTTATTTCTTCTTTCCACCCTATAGGAGCCAACTCGTGCAATGTTTCCCTGACTTCCTTTACCAGGCTGACCAGATAACTGTAGTCTGGCATGTCTCCTCTTGTTGAATCCGCAACCATGTCCCAGAAAGCTTTCTCCATTGTTTCCTTCAGTTTTGTCTGATAATAAAAAGACAGGAAATAATAAAATTACATAACGAGATAATCATCTCATATTGAGAGAACCCACATCCTGAATGCAGACATTTGAATTCCCCTAAAAGATCCTCAAAGCCGATAGAAAGTTTTTTCATGATACACATTGCAGTTTTATATTATTTGTGCTGCTAAACTCTACAGTAATATTCTAAGATCGGAGCTAACCTTGAAATCACCTTCAACAGTACCAATATTATCAGAGTTGCCAGCAAAAGAAACATGAATATCGTGAAGTATCTCATTGACCATTTGTTCATTTTCAGTCGGCATTTTCTCTGGCACTGCACTGCTCGGTGTGCTACTCACAGTTTTGCTTCCATTGCTACTTTCAGAAGGTGAAGAGGAAGCTCCGAACATGGATTTTATAATCTGACTCGTCTTTTCAGCATCCATGTTAGAGTTCTCCCTAATTTCAGAAAGAATAGACTCTCCAGAAGAACATGTAACTGAAGGAGATGCTACATTTGAAACTGTAGTTGCAACGGGACTCCCATTATCCTTTGCTTCAATGAACTTTGACCTTGTTTCTGATAAAGCAGACTCCATCCTTTCAATACCAGCTTCACCACCCAGGTGTCGAATCCTCTCCCTTATAAGTTTCTGATCTTCCACAACCTGGATGACGAACAGAAACTTAGTTTAGCAGATTGTTCACTATTAAAGATGTCAACAAGAgggcatcaagatgaatgaacAAAGCGTCGATTTCTAAACTCGATCCGCTTCCTTCAATAGATGAGTCAAATGCACCCCAAGGCGGATTTTAGCAGTACCACAGCTTGTAGGTAGTGacaaaaaattatcacaaaagaATAGGCACTGAAAGTATAAATCCTACCTGTTTCTGGATGGCATTCAAATAACCGCCGAGGTTATCTGGTTGGCCTTCAGTAGTTATTTTGCATGTTTGCATCATTGACAGCTCAAGCTTACATGCAGCTCTAATAAGATCTTCCTCTAGTGACCTAGCATCTTTTGCTTTCCACGCCACAAAATGGTAAAGATAAGCACACCAGGCTTTGTCAAAGGCAACCAACTGAGTTCTGAATTTCTTCCGATCAGCAACAATGGAAGAGGACTTCTGATAATTAGAAGATCCAGGAGAGGCAACATCTAGCATTGACTGCCTCAATATGCACGCACCACCTAGCCCATCAATTATTGTTTTAACCAGCAGTTCAAATTCCTTTACAAAGTTTGCTGCTGACTCCATAAGCAGATTCTCTCGCTCACCTTGTTCACTAAGAACAGATTTTGGATGGCCTAGTATCATGTAAGCACAAAGCACAGTCCTTAGCGAATATCTAGAAGACTTGCTAGAGTCAGAATTTCTAACTTCCCATCTCAGTGTTGCTTTAGTTCTTCTTGCACTACTTGGTAGGATCGTATTCTTTGGTGATCCCAGGTGCTTGAGAAGATGATCAATATTTTCTGGTTTTGATGAACTAGATGACTGAGAGAGAACAAAACGACTCTCCAGCCGGTCAAGCAATGCCTTAGTGGTCTGAAGAACCTTACGAGATTCAATGCAGAGAGCTAATTCTTCAAATGGCATAGACACAACTGATCGCTGATTAATCCCCAGTTCATCAAAGGCCCCAGCCAACACCACTGTTGTTTTCCTAGAAGTTATGAATCTTCTCCAGCATCTGAAGTGCCAcaaaatgttaaaaaaaaagctGCACATTGAATCAAAAAATCATTTGGAAATTGTGGAATGTAATATAAGAAGATACCTTGCCAGTTTTCTTGAAAGAAATTCTCCGTTTTTAATTGAACTGCTGCGCATAGAGCTGTGTGGACTTCCTCGCTGCTTCAAATACTCTGCCCTCTGCTGCTTTGCCTGTTTTTGCATATAGATGGTTATGATGCAAGTTAAAGGGCTCAAACAATTATATCAATGCTGCAGCATAGAAATGCATACCCTCTGAAGTTTATCATCTAGTTGTTCTTTTAACTTGCTCCTCTCGTTTTCTCTCTGACTAGAGGCAGTCCTGGCAGCAAGTTGGACCTGCAAGAGCCTACCCTGCGCCCGTCTTTTCTCCGATTCCAGCAGTCCCAGCCGTCTCTTCTCAGCAGCAATGCGCTTCTGCAGGATTGCAGATCGTACATGCTCTCTGTACTTGCTCTCCCATGTCAGTCTTTGCACAAAGAACTTTTTTGTCCTTTCCTCCAGTGCAGCCCGTCTCTGTAAACGAGCATGCAGGAGTTGCGTACGGTTCTCCTCAGCCTGTCGAACCCGCAACTCAACTCTCACCCCAAGTTCCTCCCTTTCCTTCTCGGACCTCATCTCTGCATCACTTTTAGCAGCCTGCCGCAGCTCGTCCAACTTAGCCAACCGACTCTGTTCCTTTGCCAAGAGGCTCAACCTGCAAGTgaaattagcattttcatgTTCCCTTCTCCCAATTAGAATAGAACAGTATGCTCTACTGGGTCCCTATTTTGAATACCTCTTCTGCTTGGCAGCCACAAGCTTCGCTTCAAGGCGCTGCCCCGGATCCTCCTCCTGAGATGACACAGAAGGGCTCCTCCTAAGCGAACCCCTTCCTTTGGAGGACAATGCTTCGTGGAATTGCTGGAAGATAACAGCTCACATAAAACACATGACATAGCCACCGTATTTACCAAGCAAGAGAAAGCGTGATGATTCCGAGCCTACGGAACTGGCAAGAACACCTAAACGCAAACTCCACATTCCCGTCATCAATGAATCTGGCCATCCATTTTTGGAACAGTGCAGAAAAACCTCAAGTCAAGCGACTTGCTGCTGCCGGAGTTGATCAAGGAAATTAGAGCAGCATCAACTTGCTAGACGATTTGCAACAGTACGAGTGGCGTTCTAGTCGCTCCAAAGCTGACACAGAGTTCAGGAATCCAACTACAAGGCTTAGATTTACACAACGGAAAATACACTAAATCCCCGCTCTGTGATCCTACTCCAACTCGCCACTAGTCCACCAACCAGCAAAACAGAAATTCAAAAGGCGGCTTCAGTTTGAAGTACATTGACACCTCAATCGATCCACCAACAAAACCAACACGGATTAGAACGATTTGCGGTGAAGTAATTTGTAAGCCACGTGAGGGAGAAGGGAAGACGCAGCCTCACCTGCCTCCGCAGACGCGCCCCACGGAGCTTGGCCTCGATCTCCTCCGCCGTCGGCGCCTTgtcgccgcctccccgcgccccTTGGAGGAGCCTCCTTCTGATCCGCGGCGGCACcctggccggcggcggcgacccctcctccgccgccggtaTTTCCAGCGCCACCGCCTCCGGCACCCCCATTGCCCACCTCGATCACCGaatcacaccctgattttcgcCCGCGCCAGAATCCACTCAGCGACTCGATCTCTCGGTTGTTGCCTCGCGTTTTTTCGTGGCTGCGGGTGTCGGCTCTCCTCCTCGTCTCTGCCCAGAATGTGTAAGCGGATCTGAGGGCGTTTTGGGAACTTCGTGCGAACAATTCGGGGGACTACGTAATCATACTGGTACCAATCGGTGAAGATGCTCAAATCAACCTTGTCTACTAGGTTGGTCCGAAGTACGATACTGTAGTTACGATTTAAGTATAGCATAGTTTGAGATTTGAGGTGGTGTCTGGACCGAACATGCGGTATGATGGGTTGGCACGGCACGGCTCGTATTT
This genomic interval carries:
- the LOC133921971 gene encoding uncharacterized protein LOC133921971, whose product is MGVPEAVALEIPAAEEGSPPPARVPPRIRRRLLQGARGGGDKAPTAEEIEAKLRGARLRRQQFHEALSSKGRGSLRRSPSVSSQEEDPGQRLEAKLVAAKQKRLSLLAKEQSRLAKLDELRQAAKSDAEMRSEKEREELGVRVELRVRQAEENRTQLLHARLQRRAALEERTKKFFVQRLTWESKYREHVRSAILQKRIAAEKRRLGLLESEKRRAQGRLLQVQLAARTASSQRENERSKLKEQLDDKLQRAKQQRAEYLKQRGSPHSSMRSSSIKNGEFLSRKLARCWRRFITSRKTTVVLAGAFDELGINQRSVVSMPFEELALCIESRKVLQTTKALLDRLESRFVLSQSSSSSKPENIDHLLKHLGSPKNTILPSSARRTKATLRWEVRNSDSSKSSRYSLRTVLCAYMILGHPKSVLSEQGERENLLMESAANFVKEFELLVKTIIDGLGGACILRQSMLDVASPGSSNYQKSSSIVADRKKFRTQLVAFDKAWCAYLYHFVAWKAKDARSLEEDLIRAACKLELSMMQTCKITTEGQPDNLGGYLNAIQKQVVEDQKLIRERIRHLGGEAGIERMESALSETRSKFIEAKDNGSPVATTVSNVASPSVTCSSGESILSEIRENSNMDAEKTSQIIKSMFGASSSPSESSNGSKTVSSTPSSAVPEKMPTENEQMVNEILHDIHVSFAGNSDNIGTVEGDFKTKLKETMEKAFWDMVADSTRGDMPDYSYLVSLVKEVRETLHELAPIGWKEEISNNINLEILTQVLESGTQDRQYLGQILQYSLGMLQKLSSPAKEEEMKKSHDKLLGELIEDPESNYRGPSSFVVSVIKGLRFTMTELKALKAEVSRARIQLLEPIIKGSGGVEYLQKSFADRYGSPSDALASLPSTSRWISSLKDIVEEEWKEYVNSFSILPAANHVQPLVATLRTGRGVPDQLQSALPAADSTGLPECTGERLDRLVRIGLLQLVSGMEGMQRQSVPETFKLNWFRLRSVQSKFQQVIVIATSMLVLHQVLVSENPKIATSELENATMDLFDTLTKLLDNFSDVGTEKIIEVMMHSSTSTSSSSDETSETRKQVLTRVFLKSLQTNDTVFKKVSQSVYCAFRAITLGGSGAKGQKLADAALKRIRAAKLTDRVLKAAEVLIKAAMISEQVHGPWYTQLLSVPSNVDM
- the LOC133921972 gene encoding protein MAINTENANCE OF PSII UNDER HIGH LIGHT 1-like, producing MACPAQSMLSASGCIFLRSKPQGTLVRGSGGGRPFLLTCSASSSPSPSSPPPTQEDSDCNEEECAPEKEVGSLSAEWLAEERTKVVGTFPPKKKGWTGYVEKDTAGQTNIYSVEPTVYVAESAISSGTAGTSAEGAENTAAIAAGLVLITVAAASSILIQVSKNQPAVPAVDYSGPPLSYYVAKFQPQLVAAPAVEAPAPAAPVEVQDSPPVEASAPEATSTVEASMAPALDTEQLST